Proteins encoded in a region of the Bombina bombina isolate aBomBom1 chromosome 12, aBomBom1.pri, whole genome shotgun sequence genome:
- the LOC128643240 gene encoding ring finger protein-like, with translation MDQPLEAAHDVGDLNTPGLPESTRHCNKHAESVPLQEQAEEQSVESLQTKMTTYCDSQYTENNGIAQQHLNTEGRTEKDFVNGSLLVESLYLDALKTEIDQPQISCPCLDPTRVETKYLLKELALRQDGEKIATINVELHPVPLPIADQVDRLSHIQLKAEDDARPGEQNSHEIESSSSRTFRYLVEFKEKMGVNSHEGRVEEPVLESFVHLLEENDIIEKECPICTEHYDAGHHKQSLLNCRHTFCDNCIKTIMDKAGQADIGRVKCPICRQKTPILKWEIRKLQEQMMDKDSNVCHHQVYIPTSEPIRRPGLCGALEFRFHQRFQTRMLPFPPCLRYPICFINCMRALEGQCHFLYLCMLVILFLVESMCFLLLLLPIFVLVLFILLFN, from the coding sequence ATGGATCAGCCACTGGAGGCTGCACATGATGTCGGAGACCTTAATACCCCAGGACTACCTGAATCTACTAGACACTGTAACAAACATGCTGAGTCTGTCCCACTGCAGGAACAGGCAGAAGAGCAGAGTGTAGAGTCTTTACAAACTAAAATGACTACATATTGTGATAGTCAATACACAGAAAATAATGGAATTGCTCAACAGCACCTTAATACTGAAGGAAGAACAGAAAaggattttgttaatggaagtctaCTTGTGGAGTCTCTCTATCTGGATGCACTAAAGACTGAGATAGATCAGCCCCAGATTTCTTGTCCGTGCTTGGACCCTACAAGAGTAGAAACAAAATATTTGCTGAAAGAATTAGCGTTGAGGCAAGATGGTGAAAAAATTGCTACTATAAATGTTGAATTGCACCCAGTGCCACTGCCAATTGCTGATCAAGTAGACAGGCTCTCTCATATCCAGCTGAAAGCAGAAGATGATGCTAGACCTGGAGAACAGAACTCTCATGAAATTGAGAGTAGTTCCTCTCGGACCTTCAGGTATCTGGTGGAATTTAAGGAAAAAATGGGAGTGAATAGTCATGAGGGAAGGGTTGAGGAACCTGTATTGGAGTCATTTGTTCATCTTCTAGAAGAGAATGACATCATTGAGAAGGAATGTCCCATATGTACTGAGCATTATGATGCAGGACATCACAAGCAGTCTTTACTAAACTGTAGACATACTTTCTGTGACAACTGCATTAAAACTATCATGGACAAAGCAGGTCAGGCTGACATTGGACGTGTGAAGTGTCCAATATGTCGTCAGAAGACTCCAATACTTAAATGGGAAATTCGTAAACTGCAAGAGCAAATGATGGATAAAGACAGTAATGTTTGCCATCACCAGGTTTACATCCCAACTTCTGAACCAATCAGAAGACCAGGATTGTGTGGGGCATTGGAATTCAGATTTCATCAGCGCTTCCAAACACGCATGCTTCCATTTCCACCTTGCTTACGTTATCCAATTTGTTTCATCAACTGCATGCGTGCTCTTGAAGGACAATGTCACTTTTTGTATCTCTGTATGTTAGTCATCCTTTTCCTTGTGGAGtcaatgtgttttcttcttcttttgctACCAATTTTTGTCCTGGTCTTGTTCATATTGTTGTTCAATTAA